The DNA segment CAAGGCCGATGACCCATCACTAAAGGACCCTTACGATATTAACCAGGGATTAAATCACGCACTGGATAGTTCCGCACAACGTCAGGCTGATCGTCAGCAAATAGAGCAGGAAGCCCGCTCTTTTATGTTTTCTGCCGCCTATGGCCAGCATCAAAAAGCGATGCTGGAACAGTATATTGTCGCTGCCAGCAACAATGAACCAGCCTCTTCCAGCCCTTCTTTAAAACCTTATGAGATGTACCAAAATATTCAGGAGCAACAGGAGAATATCAGAGATGCCAAAGTCGTTGTTGCGCAACAGTTTGTGGAATCAGCACGCGATACAATCAGTATACCGGAGCAACCACAACAACTGCTTGTACAACCAGAAGGACTGATTAACGTTTACGCTTAATACCGATAAGGCAGGCAATTGTTGATAGTTAGTTGACCGAAGGACAAAAAAACCTCCGCCTAAAGCGGAGGTAAAAACCCTGCCATCTGGGAGACAGGGTTAATCACTAGAAGCGGTAGGTAAAACGAGCACCGACAGTACGCGGCTGGGGTAATCTGGCATTAATCGCCCTTGGCTGTTCAGGTTGGACCCCAGGTACCGGTGACGCGATAAAGTTACCAAAGTCGGTATTGCTGGTTGCACTGCGAATAGTGTCATCATCCAGCAAGTTATCAACAAACAACAGTACCCGCCATTGCTCTGTATCAACACCGGTCTGAAAGCTCCAGATATCATGACTGGGAAGATAGGCATTATTGCCATCGGAAAGATAACGCTTGGATAAGTAGGAACCATTAAGCTCAATAATCCCATTCATTCCTGAAGCAATTATTTGCTCATAACGCAGCGATAATGTCGCCGCATGCTTGGCGGACAAGGCAAATTGGTTACCGGAAAAATCGCCATCTTCATTGCCGGAAATAGCAATATTATGATTTGACACGGAAGCAATACCGGAGATATTTTCCTCGGTGATTTCTCGCAGATTATATTCGGTATACTCCGTATCTGAATACACATAACCCAGTTGCGCACTAAACCCCTCAGTCACCTGCCAGGTTAAATCAAACTCCGCGCCGAATAATTCACTTTCACCAGCATTAACCACTTTGGACACTGCTACGGCACCATTGCTGGCAGAGACAGGGACTTGCTGGTCGGTGTAGTCATAGAAAAATACCGCACCGTTTAAAAACACAGACTTATCTAACCAACTGGTTTTAGCCCCCAACTCATAGCTTTTAAGTTGCTCGGATTCAAACTCCCCTTCACTCACATCGGAATCGGCATCCACGGTGGTAATACCTCCGGGCTTAAAGCCCTCAGAGTAAGTAAAGTACATCAGAGCATCATCGTTAATAGTCCAGTCAATCGAGGCCCGTGGTACAAACTGGCTTTCGCTAACGGAATTTTTACTGGTTCCGCAGGGGAAGTCGATACCGATATTACAAATGGTGCCACTGGAGGCGGTATAAAAACCCCGGAAAATATTATTGCCAGTATAATCCAGGTCTTCTTCCAGATAGCGTCCCTCGATAGTGATACTTAAGTCATCACTAAGGGCATAGCTGATCGAAGCGGCAATAGAGGTGTGCTCAGTCTCACGGGAAATAGTGGAAGACTGTAGATCAAGACTTGGGGCCAGGGTTGGATCGAACAAAGGATTGGGAACCACGACAGGTATGGATGTTCCGCCATTGCGCCACCAGAAAAGATCATCCTGGATAGTATCCATTTCTTCTTTCCAGTACAGAGCACTAATAAACCAGTCAACATTATCGGTATAACCTAATACCCGAAATTCCTGGCTAAGTTGCTCGGTCTGGTGATTGATATCAGCCCGGGTAGAAAAACCAATCTGGCCGAAGAAAGGACGAGGATCAATCAGGTCGTAATCAGTAAAATCAATATCTTCTACGGTTTGAATCTCATTATCAGTAAAAGCCGTAATGGAGCGAAACTCCATCTCTTCAAACTCCCAGCGTAAATCCAGGTGTGCACGAAAGGTTTCAACTTCTGTACCCGCAAAGTCTTTGCCGGTAAGGGGGTCAGTTGATAAGTCGATCTGGCTTTCTTTGCCCCGAGCCTTTCCAGATGAGATAGGCCTACATGCCGGGGAGGCGCCAAATAAATCAGCATACAGTGCAGCATCTGGCGCCGCGCAGGCGGCCACATTGGCAGCGTCAAAAGCGATAGGGACTACCGTTGCAGAGTCGGTTGCTGAAGGCAGCAGGCCTAAAAAGCCATCACGATTAGCCGTAGCCGACAAATCAAAGACCCTCGCGGTAGGCGTATATTCCTCATCGCTGTAACTCAGTTTGGTATAGGCGGTAAAGACATCATCTGGCAACCATTCAAAGGCCAAGGAACCACCAAAACTTTCACCACCGTTTAGCTCGCCACCGGTTTGTGGGTGTTCATACCAACCATCGGAATCCCAGGCTGCCAGATTGACCCTTGCAGCCAGAGTGTCGGTCAAACCGCCAGTAACACCTAAACGCAATTCCGCAGAATCGTGTTCGTCATACATCACATCCACATTACCAGAGAACTCTTGCTCAGGACGCTTGGTGACATAGTTCACCGCACCACTAAAAGCGCTGCGCCCATAGAGCACACTTTGCGGCCCCTTGACCACTTCTACCCGCTCCAAATCCATCAGCCGTAGATTGGCGGTGATGCCGCCACCGCCCGTGGTCATAGCCTCGGAGGTCACATCCACATCATCAATCAGGGTAGCCACATTGGCGCGCCCACGCGATGAAGACAGGCCGCGAATAACCGGGCGAGTATCGTTGGGCAATAAACCACTATCAAACACCAAACCCGCTGAGTATTGAGCAACATCTTCCACATTGCTAATACCTCGCTCTGAAATCATAGTGGGGGATATAGCATCCAGCGCGATAGGAATAGATTGTAAATTCTCTTCCGTTTTACGCGCTGTCACAATAATTTCTTCGATGGCTAACGAAGCACCTTCTTGTGCCATGGAAGGAACAACAGCCGTGCCAGAGATAGCCACTGCAATATAGGGAAAATACTTTTTCATATAGCCTCCGCTTATTCGATTATTCTTATAACAGCCTATGTGACCCACTGGTAACATGATAGGCCAATAAAAACTACAGCACAAACCTGCGCCGGTATTTTATGAACAATGACTTTATTGCAACATGGCGGCCCGCTCAATTAACTGAGTCAGCTCTTCACCATAAGTACTCACCACCTGATGGCGATCAGGGTCATTGTCTATAATCATGCGGGCAATATGCAGCCGTCTATCCAGCCTTGTCTCGGCAGCCTCGGCAGACAACAGCTCGGCCTGACGATAAATCTTTAACCATTCGTCTAAATAACTCATGGCATAGTGCTGCATGGTATAAATATCTTCTGACGACACCTTATTGGCCAATAAGAAATAAGGGGAACATAAGGCGCGCATATGCGGCAACTTTGAGGGTTCCAGCCTTATCGATTTGTGTTTTTTCGCTTTAGCAAAGGTTTTTGCCAGACCGGAATAATGTTGGTTGATAAATTCAAAGTCCATCACGATATCCATATCATGATAGAGGTCCATTGAAAGCTGGCTACCTTTCGTCGTCACCATACCTTCAAAATTATAGCGAGGAATATTATAGTGCGGCTCAGGAATAATATGGATATTGAAGTAGCGCATACCCGGCATAATATCGATAGACAGACTGGCTATTTTTTCCAACTTATCGGCTTTAAAAGCCCTGACGTAACCCGTGCTCTCCCCTTTCAGATTTTTTAAGTCCAATAGCTCTGCAAACTGGCTATGGGGCTGTGCGTTCAGCTCTCGCACAACGCGCTGTTCTACCGCCAGGCCAAACTCGGATAACTCGCCACTAAGCTCGCCAAAGACTAATTTACCGATAATATTTTTTAGACCCATTGCCAACCTTTTCTCTCAAGAAGCTGGTACGCAAACCCAAAAACCGCTGTTTACCACCACCTATTCATTCTGCATATTTTATAGTTTAGACTAAACTACCACATGTGACTCTGTAGTCACAAGAATTATTTTGCGCTATACTCATCTGCAAATAGCCAACAGATGATAGAGACACAGATTTTATGCCCGCAAAGCAGGAGCAACGATTACTGATATTAGGAGCAAGTGGCCGAGCAGGGAAAAGACTCTGCCAACATGCATTAAATGCAGGTTATCAAGTGGATATTATTATTCGCTCTCCAGAAAAGCTCGCTATACCCGCTCAGGATAAACTAAAGATATATATCGGCGACCTGACTAACACTGCTTTATTAAGGTCAGTACTGAGTAATAATTACGCCGCCGTATTATCAACTGTGGGTATATTTCATAAAACACTGGATACACCTCTAGCCGATATCACCCAACATTTGATTGACGCCATGCAAGCCAGCGGTATCAAACGCTTTATCTGTATGTCATCTCTAGGGGCTCATGACAGTAAAGGGCAAGGCAATCTGACGGTAAAATACGTAACGTCATTCGTTTTAAAATATGTGATTAAGGACAAGGAAAAGCAGGAAAATTATATTCGTGCCAGCGATCTTG comes from the Oceanicoccus sagamiensis genome and includes:
- a CDS encoding TonB-dependent receptor; protein product: MKKYFPYIAVAISGTAVVPSMAQEGASLAIEEIIVTARKTEENLQSIPIALDAISPTMISERGISNVEDVAQYSAGLVFDSGLLPNDTRPVIRGLSSSRGRANVATLIDDVDVTSEAMTTGGGGITANLRLMDLERVEVVKGPQSVLYGRSAFSGAVNYVTKRPEQEFSGNVDVMYDEHDSAELRLGVTGGLTDTLAARVNLAAWDSDGWYEHPQTGGELNGGESFGGSLAFEWLPDDVFTAYTKLSYSDEEYTPTARVFDLSATANRDGFLGLLPSATDSATVVPIAFDAANVAACAAPDAALYADLFGASPACRPISSGKARGKESQIDLSTDPLTGKDFAGTEVETFRAHLDLRWEFEEMEFRSITAFTDNEIQTVEDIDFTDYDLIDPRPFFGQIGFSTRADINHQTEQLSQEFRVLGYTDNVDWFISALYWKEEMDTIQDDLFWWRNGGTSIPVVVPNPLFDPTLAPSLDLQSSTISRETEHTSIAASISYALSDDLSITIEGRYLEEDLDYTGNNIFRGFYTASSGTICNIGIDFPCGTSKNSVSESQFVPRASIDWTINDDALMYFTYSEGFKPGGITTVDADSDVSEGEFESEQLKSYELGAKTSWLDKSVFLNGAVFFYDYTDQQVPVSASNGAVAVSKVVNAGESELFGAEFDLTWQVTEGFSAQLGYVYSDTEYTEYNLREITEENISGIASVSNHNIAISGNEDGDFSGNQFALSAKHAATLSLRYEQIIASGMNGIIELNGSYLSKRYLSDGNNAYLPSHDIWSFQTGVDTEQWRVLLFVDNLLDDDTIRSATSNTDFGNFIASPVPGVQPEQPRAINARLPQPRTVGARFTYRF
- a CDS encoding NAD(P)-dependent oxidoreductase, whose product is MPAKQEQRLLILGASGRAGKRLCQHALNAGYQVDIIIRSPEKLAIPAQDKLKIYIGDLTNTALLRSVLSNNYAAVLSTVGIFHKTLDTPLADITQHLIDAMQASGIKRFICMSSLGAHDSKGQGNLTVKYVTSFVLKYVIKDKEKQENYIRASDLEWTIIRPPQLLDNDNSADYCRWQGNKPPQKLSWKISNFDATAAMLEALDQPETIGKAFQVSYYK